The Candidatus Zixiibacteriota bacterium genome includes a window with the following:
- a CDS encoding isoaspartyl peptidase/L-asparaginase, translating into MKNKYGIVIHGGAGTILREKMTPETETEIRATLKQSLQAGYDLLDDGRAALDAVVAAINVMENSPLFNAGKGAVFTHDGDCEQDATIMDGTTGQAGAVAGVRQIANPINLARTVMEKSPHVLLIAGGAEQFAREQGFEMMPPEYFHTQLRRDQLKAALEKEKSSEGKDSGSITLSEDGKHGTVGAVALDKEGRLAAATSSGGMTNKRFGRVGDSAIVGAGTWADKTCAISTTGHGEFFMRGVVAYDLAVNMAYRGMTLEQAARTTVADKLDATGGTGGLIAIDRDGNFTLPYNTVGMYRGFLMPGGEPYVAIWEK; encoded by the coding sequence ATGAAAAATAAATACGGCATTGTGATCCACGGCGGTGCGGGGACAATTCTGCGCGAGAAAATGACTCCCGAAACCGAAACGGAAATTCGCGCCACCCTCAAACAATCGTTACAAGCCGGTTACGATCTTCTGGACGACGGTCGCGCAGCGCTCGATGCGGTGGTGGCGGCAATCAACGTGATGGAGAACTCTCCCCTGTTCAACGCCGGCAAGGGAGCGGTGTTTACTCACGACGGCGACTGTGAGCAGGATGCCACGATCATGGATGGAACCACCGGCCAAGCCGGAGCGGTGGCGGGGGTACGCCAGATTGCCAATCCGATCAATCTCGCCCGAACGGTGATGGAAAAATCGCCGCATGTTCTTCTCATTGCCGGCGGCGCGGAGCAGTTCGCACGGGAGCAGGGATTCGAGATGATGCCCCCGGAGTATTTTCATACCCAACTACGTCGCGATCAACTCAAGGCCGCACTCGAAAAAGAAAAAAGCTCTGAGGGCAAAGATTCCGGCTCGATAACTCTTTCCGAGGACGGCAAGCACGGGACGGTCGGAGCGGTGGCCCTCGATAAGGAAGGCCGTCTGGCCGCAGCGACATCATCCGGCGGTATGACCAATAAACGGTTCGGGCGGGTCGGTGATTCGGCGATTGTCGGCGCCGGCACCTGGGCCGATAAAACCTGTGCGATTTCCACTACCGGCCACGGCGAGTTTTTTATGCGCGGGGTGGTGGCGTACGATCTTGCAGTCAACATGGCCTATCGCGGTATGACGCTTGAACAAGCAGCCCGGACCACGGTGGCCGACAAGCTCGACGCGACCGGGGGAACGGGTGGACTGATCGCGATCGATCGCGACGGCAATTTTACTCTGCCGTATAACACAGTCGGTATGTACCGAGGATTTCTCATGCCTGGCGGCGAGCCCTACGTGGCGATTTGGGAGAAGTGA
- a CDS encoding Mrp/NBP35 family ATP-binding protein, which yields MISKDAVMEVLGKIDDPELKRPLTDLGMINKVEIDGEKVTVGVTLTIAGCPLKAKIQDDVAAGVGALEGVSEVVVEFGVMTDEQRQALKDKLGYGKKDREDAAEKVKFAKRFIAVASGKGGVGKSTITANLAVAMAKMGYKVGLLDADVYGFSIPHMIGLEGQPTVIDDKMVPLRWGNNLQVVSMGFFVGPDEPVVWRGPMLHKMITQFISDVLWDNLDFLLLDLPPGTGDVTITVAQSLPKAELLVVTTPQSTATHVAGRVAGMAKKTNLSVLGVIENMAYFESNGQREYIFGKDGGKQLAEKLGVKLIGEIPLMTSLREGADAGKPVAAFGSDEQIKMFEAIAKSL from the coding sequence ATGATTAGCAAAGATGCGGTGATGGAGGTCCTCGGCAAGATCGACGACCCGGAACTGAAAAGACCGCTGACCGATCTCGGCATGATCAACAAAGTCGAGATCGACGGTGAAAAGGTAACGGTAGGGGTAACCCTGACCATCGCGGGCTGTCCGCTCAAGGCAAAAATCCAGGATGATGTGGCGGCGGGCGTCGGTGCGCTCGAGGGCGTTTCCGAAGTCGTGGTAGAATTCGGTGTCATGACCGATGAACAACGCCAGGCACTCAAGGATAAGTTGGGTTACGGCAAGAAGGATCGTGAAGATGCCGCCGAGAAAGTCAAATTTGCCAAACGCTTCATCGCGGTGGCCTCCGGCAAGGGGGGGGTCGGCAAATCGACCATAACCGCCAACCTGGCGGTGGCAATGGCAAAAATGGGTTACAAGGTAGGCTTGCTGGATGCCGATGTCTACGGTTTCTCCATCCCGCACATGATCGGTCTGGAAGGACAGCCGACCGTGATCGACGACAAAATGGTCCCGCTCCGCTGGGGCAACAATCTGCAGGTCGTTTCAATGGGCTTTTTCGTCGGTCCGGATGAACCGGTAGTCTGGCGCGGTCCGATGCTGCACAAAATGATCACGCAGTTCATTTCCGACGTCCTTTGGGACAATCTCGATTTCTTGTTGCTCGATCTGCCGCCCGGCACCGGCGATGTAACCATCACCGTGGCCCAGTCTCTCCCCAAGGCGGAGCTCCTGGTTGTGACGACACCGCAGTCGACAGCCACACATGTCGCCGGTCGTGTCGCCGGCATGGCTAAAAAGACCAACCTCAGTGTCCTTGGCGTGATCGAAAACATGGCCTATTTCGAAAGCAACGGTCAACGCGAGTATATTTTCGGTAAAGACGGCGGCAAACAACTGGCCGAGAAGCTCGGTGTTAAGCTAATAGGTGAAATACCCTTGATGACCTCCTTACGCGAGGGCGCCGACGCCGGTAAGCCGGTTGCGGCTTTTGGCTCCGACGAACAGATAAAAATGTTCGAGGCGATTGCGAAGTCGCTTTAG
- a CDS encoding helix-turn-helix transcriptional regulator, which produces MKTNLRKQRFLNGELTQQQTADLAGVSRQTIAAIERGDYSPSVKLALILAKKLGSTVDGLFELEESDL; this is translated from the coding sequence TTGAAAACGAACCTCAGAAAACAACGCTTCCTAAACGGGGAGCTTACCCAGCAGCAGACAGCCGATCTGGCCGGTGTGTCGCGCCAGACAATCGCCGCGATCGAGCGCGGCGATTACAGTCCCTCGGTCAAGCTGGCGCTGATCCTGGCGAAGAAGCTCGGGTCGACTGTCGATGGGCTGTTCGAGCTGGAGGAGTCGGATTTATGA
- a CDS encoding polymer-forming cytoskeletal protein gives MIKKGSNGEGGGLTNTIIGRDTVITGTLEIKGALRVDGEVKGKINCNDCVTIGTTGRVEAQIEAESAIIAGKMIGDVVTSEKIELQANCEMDGDLRTKSLIIEEGAVFCGGCSMKDAAPNLGFLTPEPMMEEEPASTEED, from the coding sequence ATGATCAAGAAAGGTAGCAACGGCGAAGGAGGCGGCCTGACCAACACGATCATCGGCCGCGACACCGTCATTACCGGCACGCTTGAAATCAAGGGAGCGCTGCGAGTCGACGGTGAGGTAAAAGGAAAAATCAACTGCAACGACTGCGTGACGATCGGCACGACCGGTCGAGTCGAAGCACAGATTGAGGCTGAATCGGCCATCATCGCCGGGAAAATGATCGGTGATGTGGTTACTTCGGAGAAAATTGAACTCCAGGCGAACTGCGAAATGGACGGCGACCTCCGTACCAAGTCACTCATAATCGAAGAAGGCGCTGTGTTTTGCGGCGGTTGCAGTATGAAAGATGCCGCCCCGAACCTCGGTTTTCTGACTCCGGAGCCGATGATGGAGGAAGAACCGGCGAGCACCGAAGAGGACTGA
- a CDS encoding DNA replication/repair protein RecF, with amino-acid sequence MAMRIESLHLTSFRNFEDAHIEFCPGVNVFYGHNGSGKTNLLEALYVCSLGRSQRTANDAAMVRDGNDIYRVECGLISEDNDYKVAVAYQKGGRKKVTVDGVGVRLSQLFRLFSAVSVGPEDSEIVSGSPGKRRTFIDIHLSQLSSSYLDNLTDYLRCVSQRNAALKNGADPSPFDELMVTIGSKVMVGRAEYIAQMTPMAAKYYRDISSGGELTIEYTPKVPVEATASCEEIEAAFNQRLRMIAAREQAAGVSLIGPHRDEATLTINNLPARTHGSQGEWRTAAIALKLAAYNILRDKRETPPVLLLDEIFAELDDRRTEALIAGFEGFSQLFLTTATRPPQALHEIGRSFRIETGRVAEIQ; translated from the coding sequence ATGGCCATGAGAATAGAATCGTTACATCTGACTAGTTTTCGCAATTTCGAAGACGCCCATATTGAATTTTGCCCGGGAGTCAATGTTTTCTACGGTCACAACGGTTCCGGAAAAACCAACTTGCTCGAAGCTCTGTATGTGTGTTCGCTGGGACGCTCACAACGCACCGCTAACGACGCTGCGATGGTTCGGGACGGGAACGATATCTATCGCGTGGAATGCGGTCTGATTTCAGAAGATAATGACTACAAAGTCGCGGTTGCTTACCAAAAGGGCGGACGTAAGAAGGTAACAGTTGACGGAGTCGGGGTACGGTTGAGTCAACTTTTCCGCCTGTTCTCGGCGGTGTCGGTCGGCCCCGAAGACTCCGAAATAGTAAGCGGTTCTCCGGGCAAACGGCGCACCTTTATCGATATCCACCTGTCGCAGCTTTCATCGAGTTATCTTGACAACCTGACCGACTATCTCCGCTGTGTCTCACAGCGTAACGCCGCGCTGAAAAACGGTGCTGATCCTTCGCCGTTCGATGAACTCATGGTTACGATCGGCAGTAAAGTTATGGTAGGGCGGGCAGAGTATATCGCACAAATGACGCCAATGGCGGCCAAATACTATCGTGATATTTCATCGGGCGGAGAACTTACGATCGAGTACACTCCCAAAGTGCCGGTCGAAGCAACCGCCTCATGCGAGGAGATAGAAGCGGCGTTCAATCAAAGGCTGCGTATGATCGCCGCCCGCGAACAAGCGGCCGGTGTTTCCTTGATCGGTCCGCATCGCGATGAAGCCACTCTGACGATAAATAACCTTCCGGCGCGCACGCACGGCTCTCAGGGAGAATGGCGCACAGCTGCCATTGCACTCAAGCTGGCCGCTTACAACATCCTCCGCGACAAACGGGAAACGCCGCCGGTGTTGTTGCTAGATGAAATTTTCGCAGAACTGGATGACCGCCGCACCGAGGCGTTGATTGCCGGATTCGAGGGATTCAGCCAACTGTTTCTAACGACAGCCACTCGCCCCCCACAGGCGTTGCATGAAATCGGTCGAAGTTTCCGGATTGAAACCGGCCGCGTCGCGGAGATTCAATAA
- a CDS encoding GNAT family N-acetyltransferase yields MADKQQLFARFKKDPQLFALHIGDLDDFYFERCRWLTLGGEDGPVREVILIYRGPGHPTVLALGKTDDFPAFLDNSLTSLPDKFYCHYQDPNGDIIRKLFDEQPFGEYFKMGLTPEAYRPPLSDDRGIKRLHADHADDLTALYRKAYPGNYFDRRMLDTGKYLGCFKDDELVGAAGVHVDSDEYNIAVLGNITTHPDHRRHGIATRLTGALVGELVEEKKTVSLNVHSENDPAIRAYRRLGFKIIHRYREGLFTRR; encoded by the coding sequence ATGGCGGACAAACAACAACTCTTTGCACGCTTTAAGAAAGACCCGCAGCTTTTTGCGCTACATATCGGCGATCTGGATGATTTCTATTTCGAGCGCTGTCGCTGGCTGACTCTCGGCGGCGAGGACGGTCCGGTCCGTGAAGTGATTCTCATTTACCGGGGACCCGGCCACCCAACCGTTCTGGCGCTCGGAAAAACGGATGATTTCCCGGCCTTTCTGGACAACTCACTGACGAGCCTACCCGACAAGTTCTATTGCCATTATCAGGATCCCAACGGTGATATTATCCGTAAGCTCTTCGATGAACAGCCGTTCGGCGAGTATTTCAAGATGGGTCTAACTCCGGAGGCTTATCGACCGCCGCTTTCGGACGACCGGGGCATCAAACGCTTACATGCCGATCATGCCGATGATCTGACGGCGCTTTATCGCAAGGCCTATCCGGGAAATTATTTCGACCGTCGCATGCTGGACACCGGCAAGTATTTAGGCTGTTTCAAAGACGACGAACTGGTTGGCGCGGCCGGGGTGCATGTTGACTCCGATGAATACAACATCGCCGTTTTAGGTAATATCACTACCCATCCGGATCATCGTCGACACGGTATCGCGACCAGGTTGACCGGGGCACTGGTCGGAGAGCTGGTTGAGGAAAAGAAAACAGTCTCCCTCAACGTTCATTCCGAGAACGATCCGGCCATTCGCGCCTATCGGCGATTGGGATTCAAGATTATTCATCGTTATCGCGAGGGTCTTTTCACACGCCGCTGA
- the dnaN gene encoding DNA polymerase III subunit beta → MKFKLPKSRLGYCLQNVLQVVPTKSTLPILTNVLIEALDNKLKISATDLDVSITEAIECDVSKKGAVSVPARILSEIIKEIPESEITVEVNGSRMEIKIPNGSYKIGTVAADDFPKLPAVNTKREIKIAGNELVQMITKSTFACSDDETRPALNGILWQTKGDKMQMVATDGHRLAKAAVENTKLRGLNEDVIIPPKVLNLIPKLVDDPKTEVGIIFGENNIVFNMEEVILTSRLIEGPYPNFEQVIPKANDKKLQVSKAELSGAVRRVSILSNALTHQVKFTLKNGSLTLSTTNADMGGEGKETIECDYRGDDIEMGYNANYITDILGKMDGDDVIFELSTPVAAGVVYGAEVPKDDFLCLIMPLRLAD, encoded by the coding sequence ATGAAATTCAAATTACCCAAATCACGCCTCGGTTACTGTCTGCAGAATGTTCTGCAGGTGGTGCCAACGAAATCAACTCTTCCTATTCTCACCAATGTCCTGATCGAAGCTCTGGATAACAAGCTCAAGATATCGGCGACCGATCTGGACGTGTCGATCACGGAAGCGATCGAATGTGATGTGAGTAAGAAAGGGGCGGTATCGGTCCCGGCCAGGATCCTCTCCGAAATTATCAAGGAGATTCCGGAGTCGGAGATTACGGTTGAAGTTAACGGCTCACGCATGGAGATAAAGATCCCGAATGGATCGTACAAAATCGGAACCGTCGCAGCCGATGATTTCCCGAAACTGCCCGCGGTGAACACCAAGCGTGAAATTAAAATTGCCGGTAACGAACTGGTTCAGATGATCACCAAATCAACTTTTGCCTGCTCCGATGATGAAACCCGTCCGGCTCTCAACGGCATTCTCTGGCAGACAAAAGGTGATAAGATGCAGATGGTGGCCACCGACGGTCATCGCCTGGCCAAAGCAGCAGTCGAAAACACCAAGCTGCGTGGACTGAACGAGGATGTGATTATTCCGCCGAAAGTGTTGAATCTGATACCGAAACTGGTGGATGATCCGAAGACGGAAGTCGGGATAATTTTCGGTGAGAATAATATCGTTTTTAACATGGAAGAAGTCATTCTCACGTCGCGCCTGATCGAGGGACCGTATCCGAACTTCGAGCAGGTTATTCCCAAAGCTAACGACAAGAAACTTCAAGTCTCGAAGGCGGAACTTTCCGGCGCCGTGCGACGGGTTTCGATCCTTTCCAACGCATTGACACACCAGGTCAAATTCACTCTCAAGAATGGGAGCTTAACACTTTCCACGACCAACGCCGACATGGGCGGTGAAGGCAAAGAGACGATTGAATGCGACTATCGTGGTGATGATATCGAGATGGGTTATAACGCCAATTACATCACCGATATCCTGGGTAAGATGGACGGCGATGATGTGATCTTCGAATTGTCTACACCGGTGGCGGCCGGGGTCGTATACGGTGCCGAAGTACCCAAGGATGATTTCCTGTGTCTGATCATGCCGTTACGTTTGGCCGATTAG
- a CDS encoding ABC transporter ATP-binding protein — translation MPSLTLNAVCKSFDQNKVLREISIELPAGELLVLLGPSGCGKSTLLRLIAGLEQVDRGEIILGSKRIDQLPPKDRNVAMVFQNYSLYPHMSIAKNLAFPLKVAKVPRSEIDRRVKETATMLGLEARLNDKPGQLSGGQRQRVALGRAIIRQPDLFLLDEPLSNLDADLRVRMRREIVTLQKQMGTTMVYVTHDQAEALTMADRLAVLHEGRLMQVGTPEELYDNPQHLFVAQFLGQPKINSITIDDHTRFARLFGSSVERLPGAVASKAAFVVAVRPEALIVRADGPFEAKVIGSEYLGDHLVLSLNYLGETLAAKLSTDYTPGATVRFALDPDSLMYFDKNSGQRIK, via the coding sequence ATGCCGTCACTCACACTCAACGCTGTCTGCAAATCGTTCGATCAAAACAAGGTCCTGCGCGAGATAAGCATCGAGCTTCCGGCGGGTGAGTTGCTCGTGCTGCTCGGCCCCTCGGGTTGCGGCAAATCGACTTTGCTTCGTTTGATCGCCGGTCTCGAGCAGGTTGATCGCGGTGAGATTATACTTGGTTCGAAACGGATCGATCAATTGCCGCCCAAAGATCGCAACGTGGCGATGGTGTTCCAGAACTACTCGCTTTATCCGCATATGTCGATAGCGAAAAATCTGGCGTTTCCACTCAAGGTTGCGAAAGTCCCCCGTTCGGAAATCGACCGGCGCGTGAAAGAAACGGCAACGATGCTCGGCCTTGAGGCCCGTCTCAACGACAAGCCGGGTCAACTCAGCGGCGGCCAACGCCAGCGGGTCGCGCTGGGACGGGCGATTATTCGTCAACCCGATCTGTTCCTGCTCGATGAACCGCTGTCCAATCTCGATGCCGATCTGCGCGTTCGCATGCGGCGCGAAATCGTCACCCTGCAAAAACAGATGGGGACTACGATGGTTTACGTGACGCACGACCAGGCCGAGGCGCTCACCATGGCCGACCGTCTCGCCGTGCTGCACGAAGGTCGCTTGATGCAGGTTGGCACACCGGAGGAACTTTACGATAATCCGCAGCATCTCTTCGTGGCGCAATTCCTCGGACAACCGAAGATCAACAGCATTACGATTGATGACCACACCCGCTTCGCGCGGCTGTTCGGTTCATCAGTGGAACGACTGCCGGGCGCGGTTGCATCGAAAGCCGCGTTTGTGGTCGCCGTGCGGCCGGAGGCGTTGATCGTGCGGGCCGACGGTCCATTTGAGGCGAAGGTGATTGGATCGGAGTATCTGGGAGATCACCTCGTGCTGAGCCTCAATTATCTCGGCGAAACGTTGGCGGCGAAACTTTCCACGGACTACACTCCTGGCGCAACCGTCCGCTTCGCCCTTGATCCCGACTCTCTCATGTATTTCGATAAAAACTCAGGACAACGGATAAAATAG
- the dnaA gene encoding chromosomal replication initiator protein DnaA translates to MSTQNELTNSREWKECLKYISCRMKEQSFNTWLKPTRGTPNSDGQFCISVPNKFVADWISSNYKGLIEESFREVLGNEFAISYVVSKPIEIANQTSLEFQQPTVPVPQPAPASSKPMPHNLNDRYQFDSLVVGDFNQFACAASMAVAEAPGTTRYNPLYIYGGTGLGKTHIIQAIGHRILENFPDKRVVYATSEQFTSDFISSISEGSVAEFARSYRDVDVLIIDDIQFFTGKESTQEQFFHTFNTLYHLGKQIILSSDRPPRDIKGLEERLLSRFSWGLVTDLQAPDLENRTAIVYKKLDSEGTSMPDEVIRYVAGKVTTNIRELEGTLIRLMAYASLKKVPIDLPMAEKVLSDSFSKPKRDVSIDAIQRKTSEYFSIDPEMMRAKKKTSNIALARQVAMYLSRSLTNSSLKAIGAEFGGRDHSTVIHGCDIISKRMSSDSALREKVDQITASLLY, encoded by the coding sequence TTGAGTACACAGAATGAACTCACCAACAGCAGGGAATGGAAGGAGTGCCTGAAGTATATTTCATGTCGGATGAAAGAGCAGTCGTTTAATACGTGGCTCAAACCGACCCGAGGCACACCCAACAGTGACGGGCAATTCTGCATTTCCGTTCCCAACAAGTTTGTAGCTGATTGGATCAGCTCAAACTACAAAGGTCTTATTGAAGAATCATTTCGTGAGGTGCTCGGCAACGAGTTCGCCATCAGCTATGTCGTGTCGAAACCGATCGAAATAGCCAATCAGACCTCGCTGGAATTCCAGCAACCAACCGTACCGGTTCCTCAACCGGCGCCGGCATCGAGCAAACCGATGCCTCACAACCTTAACGACCGCTACCAGTTCGATTCTCTGGTAGTCGGCGATTTTAACCAGTTCGCCTGCGCTGCCTCAATGGCGGTGGCCGAAGCTCCCGGCACCACTCGCTACAATCCGCTTTATATCTACGGCGGCACGGGGCTCGGCAAAACCCATATCATCCAGGCGATAGGCCATCGCATACTCGAGAACTTCCCGGACAAACGGGTAGTGTATGCGACTTCCGAACAGTTCACCTCGGACTTTATCTCCTCGATTTCCGAGGGATCGGTTGCGGAGTTTGCCCGCTCGTACCGCGATGTCGACGTGCTGATCATCGATGACATCCAGTTTTTCACCGGAAAAGAATCGACTCAGGAGCAGTTTTTTCACACTTTCAACACCCTCTATCACCTCGGAAAACAGATTATTCTCTCCTCCGACCGACCGCCGCGTGATATCAAGGGACTGGAAGAACGTCTTCTTTCGCGCTTCTCCTGGGGTCTCGTAACCGATCTCCAGGCGCCCGATCTGGAAAACCGCACCGCGATCGTCTACAAGAAGCTCGACTCCGAGGGAACCTCCATGCCGGACGAGGTAATCCGCTACGTAGCCGGGAAAGTAACCACCAACATCCGGGAGTTGGAAGGTACTTTGATTCGTTTGATGGCTTACGCTTCTCTCAAGAAAGTCCCGATTGATCTGCCGATGGCGGAAAAAGTTCTTTCCGACAGTTTTTCGAAACCCAAGCGGGACGTTTCCATCGATGCCATCCAGCGCAAGACATCGGAGTATTTCAGCATCGATCCGGAGATGATGCGGGCGAAAAAGAAAACCTCGAATATCGCTTTGGCGCGGCAGGTTGCCATGTACCTGTCGCGTTCTTTGACCAACAGCTCACTCAAAGCCATCGGTGCGGAGTTCGGCGGTCGCGACCATTCTACCGTTATTCACGGCTGCGATATAATCTCGAAACGGATGTCCTCGGACAGCGCCCTGCGCGAAAAAGTGGACCAGATTACGGCATCTTTGCTGTATTGA
- a CDS encoding M23 family metallopeptidase, which yields MRTSKYVTIMIIPDGTGARREFRMRSWLLRTLLLLLGAIIIGIVLFAAFYGQVLERAAITERVQAENERLQRYQYKVQLLEMNLQQAREIVGRLTELAGIEYVFPPMPSDSAILGDNEPNPVVMARPPDADFNYPHGLPLNGTISQQFQIKDPERYHPGVDIACRIGTPVLSTANGTVTSADYDSVYGNVLIVQNSDTIETLYGHNDTILVHPGQEVLAGSRVALSGNTGISTAPHLHYEVRLKGEPINPLESSYDQER from the coding sequence ATGCGAACGAGTAAATACGTAACGATAATGATTATTCCCGACGGCACCGGGGCGCGCCGCGAGTTCCGCATGCGGAGCTGGTTGCTGCGTACACTGCTGCTGCTGCTCGGAGCGATTATTATCGGCATCGTGTTGTTCGCGGCTTTTTACGGACAGGTGCTGGAACGCGCGGCGATCACCGAGCGGGTACAGGCTGAAAACGAAAGGCTTCAGCGTTATCAATACAAGGTGCAATTGCTCGAAATGAATCTTCAGCAGGCGCGCGAGATTGTCGGTCGCCTGACCGAGCTGGCCGGAATTGAATACGTTTTCCCGCCGATGCCGAGCGACTCGGCCATTCTCGGGGACAACGAACCGAATCCGGTGGTGATGGCTCGTCCGCCCGATGCGGATTTCAATTATCCGCACGGCCTTCCGCTCAACGGCACGATCTCGCAGCAATTCCAGATCAAAGATCCCGAGCGGTATCATCCGGGAGTCGATATCGCCTGCCGTATCGGCACGCCGGTGTTGTCGACCGCCAACGGCACGGTTACTTCGGCCGACTATGATTCCGTTTACGGCAACGTGTTGATCGTGCAGAACTCCGATACGATCGAGACATTGTACGGTCACAACGATACCATCCTGGTCCATCCGGGGCAGGAGGTACTGGCCGGGAGCCGGGTGGCTTTGTCCGGCAACACGGGGATCTCGACCGCACCGCATTTACATTATGAAGTGAGATTAAAAGGTGAACCTATAAATCCTTTGGAAAGCAGTTATGATCAAGAAAGGTAG
- a CDS encoding DUF1858 domain-containing protein, protein MIDANINIEDMVHKYPGTVKWLIAHGLPCVVCGEPFWGTLKELCQQKGWDDEKIQALVDEFNVEHKSPLS, encoded by the coding sequence TTGATAGATGCAAACATAAACATCGAAGATATGGTCCATAAATATCCCGGCACGGTCAAATGGCTCATCGCCCACGGTCTTCCCTGTGTTGTTTGTGGGGAGCCTTTCTGGGGAACGTTAAAGGAGCTGTGTCAACAGAAGGGCTGGGACGATGAAAAGATTCAGGCGCTGGTTGATGAATTCAACGTTGAGCATAAAAGTCCTTTGAGTTAG
- a CDS encoding MoxR family ATPase: MSAAESGSDIAAVERLNKSYAEIKAEIGKVIIGQDAVIEQLLISLLSNGHCLLVGVPGLAKTLLISTLAQVLDLKFNRIQFTPDLMPSDITGTDIIDDDRATGKRQFRFVKGPVFANIILADEINRTPPKTQAALLQAMQEHEVTASGETYKLDEPFFVLATQNPIEQEGTYPLPEAQLDRFMFNVFVDYPSDAEEARIVKSTTTILNYQLNKVLTPTEIGAYQQLVRKVPVSDHLVQYAVSLVRATRPGEPNAPDFVKNWVNWGAGPRASQYLILAAKTRAILDGRPTPGPEDVRFAAYPVLRHRIVTSFNAEADGVDTLEIIKRLLEQIKEPKG, from the coding sequence ATGTCCGCCGCTGAATCCGGATCCGATATTGCCGCTGTCGAGAGACTCAATAAAAGTTACGCCGAGATAAAAGCCGAGATAGGCAAGGTTATTATTGGTCAGGACGCCGTAATCGAACAGCTCCTGATCTCCCTGCTTTCCAACGGCCATTGCCTGCTGGTCGGCGTTCCCGGCCTGGCCAAGACATTGCTGATTTCCACCCTCGCTCAGGTGCTCGACCTGAAATTCAACCGGATTCAGTTCACACCGGATCTGATGCCTTCCGATATCACCGGTACGGATATTATCGATGACGACCGGGCCACCGGCAAACGTCAGTTCCGTTTTGTCAAAGGCCCCGTGTTCGCCAACATTATCCTGGCCGATGAAATCAACCGCACGCCGCCGAAAACGCAGGCGGCTTTGTTGCAGGCGATGCAGGAGCACGAAGTAACCGCGAGCGGCGAGACCTACAAACTGGACGAGCCGTTTTTCGTGCTCGCGACGCAGAACCCGATCGAGCAGGAGGGGACCTACCCATTGCCGGAAGCGCAGCTTGACCGGTTCATGTTTAACGTTTTCGTGGATTACCCTTCCGACGCCGAGGAAGCACGAATCGTCAAGTCAACTACGACTATACTCAATTACCAACTCAACAAAGTGTTGACACCGACCGAGATCGGTGCTTACCAGCAGCTGGTGCGTAAGGTGCCGGTGTCGGATCATCTGGTGCAATACGCCGTCAGTCTCGTTCGGGCAACCCGCCCAGGCGAACCGAACGCTCCTGATTTCGTGAAGAACTGGGTCAACTGGGGAGCCGGACCGCGTGCCTCACAGTATTTGATCCTGGCCGCCAAGACCCGCGCGATTCTCGACGGCCGCCCGACTCCCGGCCCGGAGGATGTCCGCTTTGCCGCCTATCCGGTGCTGCGGCACCGCATCGTCACCTCGTTCAACGCCGAGGCGGACGGGGTTGACACGCTCGAGATTATCAAGCGACTCCTTGAGCAGATCAAAGAGCCGAAGGGATAA
- a CDS encoding GNAT family N-acetyltransferase: protein MTAVPDISLRTASDADSEFFFEVTKAALGKYIELTWGWDEDQQRRLHEEKWHIDNSYVVIAEGREMGTLRYEEGSERFYVRSLYLLPAWQNRGIGTRIMRLIMDRASSAGLPVGLHVLKNNPARRLYERLGFVIIDQNETHFEMEFKLPG, encoded by the coding sequence ATGACTGCCGTTCCCGACATCTCCCTCCGAACCGCGAGCGACGCGGACTCCGAGTTTTTCTTCGAGGTTACCAAAGCAGCCCTCGGTAAATATATCGAGTTGACCTGGGGCTGGGATGAGGATCAACAGCGCCGTCTGCATGAAGAGAAATGGCACATCGACAATAGTTATGTGGTGATTGCAGAAGGACGGGAGATGGGGACTTTGCGCTATGAAGAAGGCTCCGAAAGGTTTTATGTCCGCTCGCTGTATCTTCTACCGGCCTGGCAAAACCGAGGCATCGGCACGCGTATCATGCGCTTGATTATGGATCGAGCTTCCTCCGCCGGTCTCCCGGTAGGATTGCATGTATTGAAAAACAATCCGGCGCGGCGTTTGTACGAACGCCTTGGGTTCGTGATTATCGACCAGAACGAAACCCATTTCGAAATGGAGTTCAAATTACCGGGATAG